The following are encoded in a window of Impatiens glandulifera chromosome 5, dImpGla2.1, whole genome shotgun sequence genomic DNA:
- the LOC124939164 gene encoding uncharacterized protein LOC124939164 — MGNFNVTKFIQERDPETGITLDMLVYNECIRDINCIEPSNSSNLFSWSATRGLEEMRKSRIDRGLINEKWQISTQEARYNDISKRVEEARVKLENIQRKSLRMQNLPNNQAEEKEALTSFRDLYSKEESFSSRSLEKGQEVVQKKAITYYKGLIGTKISNEGLDARLRVLQQIVLRRIANEDANKMVKRVSQEEIKNTLFTMKGGKSPGPDGYNANFFKENWDIVGKDCVSTPHFIVSMNGIRSGFFKGERGVKQGDPFSPYLFVLIMDILDFHADVESVNTIKEALTMFSSITGLFINEYKSHAFYGGRMKENLKHNIFNIMRIKEGTLPVKYLGVPLSANQLQSSHFRPLIEKVRNSILGWATKNLSYAGRIELVKRVTMGIIGY; from the exons ATGGGCAACTTCAATGTCACCAAATTCATCCAAGAAAGAGATCCAGAAACGGGGATCACGCTAGACATGTTGGTCTACAATGAATGCATCAGAGACATCAACTGTATTGAACCTTCTAATTCaagtaatctattttcatggtcagCTACTAGAGGGTTAGAGGAAATGAGGAAGAGTCGCATTGATCGTGGGTTGATCAACGAGAAATGGCAGATCTCTACCCAAGAAGCCAGATACAA tgaTATATCAAAAAGGGTAGAGGAAGCACGAGTAAAATTGGAGAATATTCAAAGAAAAAGCTTGAGGATGCAGAACCTACCTAATAATCAAGCTGAGGAGAAAGAAGCACTGACAAGTTTCAGAGATCTTTACTCAAAAGAAGAAAGTTTTTCAAGCAGAAGTCTAGAGAAA GGACAAGAAGTAGTTCAAAAGAAAGCTATCACTTATTATAAGGGTCTAATTGGAACAAAAATCAGTAACGAAGGACTCGATGCCAGACTTAGGGTGTTGCAACAGATTGTTCTAAGAAGAATCGCCAATGAGGATGCTAATAAGATGGTAAAAAGGGTTAGTCAAGAAGAGATCAAGAATACTTTGTTTACGATGAAAGGAGGTAAAAGTCCAGGGCCAGATGGATACAATGCGAATTTCTTCAAGGAAAACTGGGATATAGTTGGGAAAGAT TGTGTTTCGACCCCTCACTTCATTGTTAGCATGAATGGCATACGTAGTGGCTTCTttaagggtgaaaggggagtaaagCAAGGAGATCCTTTCTCACCTTACCTCTTCGTTCTTATTATGGATATCCTGGACT TTCACGcagatgttgaatctgttaatACAATCAAGGAAGCACTGACAATGTTTTCTAGTATTACAGGtttattcattaatgaataCAAAAGTCATGCTTTCTATGGAGGAAGAATGAAAGAGAATCTGAAGcacaatatatttaatatcatgaGGATAAAAGAAGGAACGCTTCCAGTCAAATATCTTGGAGTCCCCTTATCTGCAAATCAACTTCAAAGCTCACATTTTCGCCCACTTATTgaaaaggttagaaattctATCTTAGGTTGGGCTACAAAAAACTTGTCTTACGCGGGAAGAATAGAGCTTGTGAAAAGAGTGACTATGGGAATCATTGGCTACTAG
- the LOC124940756 gene encoding protein TONNEAU 1a-like: MDDYTREMMDLKTLVTRTLEKKGVLAKIRAELRASVFEAIEEEDRAIEKDEDSPPALLGSCNDQAKKLHATAFGRLLTALVCEYLDWAQLNNTIKVYLPECNLQKDTWKSELKDFSSKNGYDINRTGDSGAPLLLHVLEGFLNYENLLQSSGGAGRRLATNENEPSSNLESRNTRRPASSSVVGGLPPLGRFVPASHVSDRRAGSSTSGYRKDEYNYRYDNDELPDDVIRASTALENLQLDRKERNLTSSWRHGADGMTEDDGRG, from the exons ATGGATGACTATACCCGAGAAATGATGGACCTCAAGACCCTTGTCACGCGAACCCTAGAGAAGAAGGGCGTTCTCGCTAAGATCCGA GCGGAGCTCAGAGCAAGTGTTTTTGAGGCTATTGAGGAAGAAGATAGGGCAATAGAGAAAGATGAAGACTCACCCCCTGCACTATTGGGAAGCTGCAACGACCAAGCAAAGAAGCTTCATGCTACTGCATTTG GAAGGTTGTTAACCGCTTTAGTTTGTGAATATCTGGATTGGGCCCAACTTAACAACACAATCAAAGTTTATTTGCCTGAGTGTAATTTG CAAAAAGATACCTGGAAATCCGAGTTGAAAGACTTTAGCAGCAAGAACGGCTATGATATTAATAGGACTGGTGATAGTGGTGCTCCTTTGCTATTGCATGTTCTTGAAGGGTTTTTGAATTATGAG AACTTATTGCAATCAAGCGGAGGTGCTGGGAGGAGACTAGCCACTAACGAAAATGAACCATCATCAAATTTAGAATCACGAAATACTAGGAGACCAGCCTCATCATCTGTTGTCGGTGGTTTGCCTCCTCTGGGAAG GTTCGTCCCTGCTTCTCATGTATCTG ATAGGAGAGCAGGATCTTCAACATCAGGCTATAGGAAAGATGAGTATAATTATAGATACGATAATGACGAGTTACCAGATGATGTAATTCGTGCATCAACTGCTTTGGAGAACCTTCAGTTGGACAGAAAAGAGAGGAATTTAACTTCTTCTTGGAG GCATGGAGCGGATGGAATGACCGAAGATGATGGCAGGGGATGA
- the LOC124938167 gene encoding probable UDP-arabinopyranose mutase 5 isoform X2 codes for MRTPPSLLSLSIDSALVNLSHFTDLSSIPDHILRELFLRTLRAGKLTEKILKLFIATGKEEVLSLIAALNIQHIMTPVLPTIIIKDNEVDIVIAAMQFDMTSFFNEWGPLLSKYHLIIVKDTDLKEELIIPKGFNLDIYTKNEIDRIVGGKFLFSGYSCRYFGYLVSRKKYIISIDDDCIPAKNDKGELTDIVSQHLSNLKTPATPYFFNTLYDPYREGADFVRGYPFSLRSGVHCAMSCGLWLNLADFDAPTQVLKPELRNSRYVDAVMTVPIRTMMPVSGINLGFDRDLVGPAMVPALRLAGEGKFRWETMGDVWSGLCVKAVCDHLAMGMKTGLPYVWRKERGDAVQSLKKEWEGVKMMEEVVPFFQSLRLSPEAVTAEDCVAEIASAVKERLGKVDPMFVRAGNSMMEWIKIWKAVGSGPSLAGGGA; via the exons ATGAGAACCCCGCCTTCCCTTCTTTCACTCTCCATTGACTCTGCCCTTGTTAACCTATCTCACTTTACCGATCTCTCCTCAATACCCGATCATATCCTTCGCGAACTCTTCCTG AGAACTTTGAGAGCTGGGAAGCTAACTGAAAAGATTCTCAAGCTATTCATAGCAACTGGCAAAGAAGAAGTGCTTTCACTCATTGCTGCACTCAATATCCAGCATATAATGACTCCTGTTCTCCCCACCA taatcatcaaagacAATGAGGTCGATATCGTGATTGCTGCAATGCAGTTCGATATGACCTCATTCTTTAACGAATGGGGGCCATTACTCTCAAAATACCACCTGATAATTGTTAAAGATACCGATCTCAAAGAGGAACTAATCATCCCAAAAGGCTTCAATCTAGATATCTATACTAAGAACGAAATAGACCGAATCGTCGGAGGAAAATTTCTCTTTTCTGGATATTCCTGTCGCTACTTCGGTTATCTGGTATCGAGAAAAAAATACATCATCTCAATCGACGACGATTGCATTCCAGCAAAGAACGATAAAGGAGAACTAACAGACATAGTCAGCCAACATCTTTCCAACCTTAAAACTCCAGCCACACCTTATTTCTTCAATACCCTATACGATCCTTATCGCGAAGGAGCTGATTTCGTTCGAGGTTATCCGTTTAGCCTGAGAAGTGGGGTCCACTGTGCAATGTCGTGTGGTTTATGGCTAAATTTAGCAGATTTTGATGCTCCGACACAAGTCCTGAAGCCAGAGTTGAGGAATTCGCGATACGTTGATGCGGTTATGACTGTACCGATTAGAACGATGATGCCTGTTAGTGGAATAAATTTGGGTTTCGATCGTGATTTAGTAGGACCAGCTATGGTTCCTGCTTTGAGGTTGGCTGGGGAAGGGAAGTTTAGATGGGAAACTATGGGAGATGTGTGGTCAGGATTGTGTGTGAAGGCTGTGTGTGATCATTTAGCTATGGGGATGAAAACAGGGCTGCCTTACGTTTGGAGAAAGGAAAGAGGTGATGCGGTTCAGAGTTTGAAGAAAGAGTGGGAAGGGGTGAAGATGATGGAGGAAGTGGTTCCGTTTTTTCAGTCGCTTAGATTGTCTCCTGAAGCTGTGACGGCTGAGGATTGTGTGGCTGAGATTGCTTCAGCGGTGAAAGAACGATTGGGTAAGGTTGATCCTATGTTTGTTCGAGCTGGGAATTCTATGATGGAATGGATTAAGATTTGGAAGGCGGTTGGAAGTGGACCTTCTTTGGCTGGTGGTGGTGCTTGA
- the LOC124938167 gene encoding probable UDP-arabinopyranose mutase 5 isoform X1, with translation MSQSEVIIKDNEVDIVIAAMQFDMTSFFNEWGPLLSKYHLIIVKDTDLKEELIIPKGFNLDIYTKNEIDRIVGGKFLFSGYSCRYFGYLVSRKKYIISIDDDCIPAKNDKGELTDIVSQHLSNLKTPATPYFFNTLYDPYREGADFVRGYPFSLRSGVHCAMSCGLWLNLADFDAPTQVLKPELRNSRYVDAVMTVPIRTMMPVSGINLGFDRDLVGPAMVPALRLAGEGKFRWETMGDVWSGLCVKAVCDHLAMGMKTGLPYVWRKERGDAVQSLKKEWEGVKMMEEVVPFFQSLRLSPEAVTAEDCVAEIASAVKERLGKVDPMFVRAGNSMMEWIKIWKAVGSGPSLAGGGA, from the coding sequence ATGTCTCAGTctgaagtaatcatcaaagacAATGAGGTCGATATCGTGATTGCTGCAATGCAGTTCGATATGACCTCATTCTTTAACGAATGGGGGCCATTACTCTCAAAATACCACCTGATAATTGTTAAAGATACCGATCTCAAAGAGGAACTAATCATCCCAAAAGGCTTCAATCTAGATATCTATACTAAGAACGAAATAGACCGAATCGTCGGAGGAAAATTTCTCTTTTCTGGATATTCCTGTCGCTACTTCGGTTATCTGGTATCGAGAAAAAAATACATCATCTCAATCGACGACGATTGCATTCCAGCAAAGAACGATAAAGGAGAACTAACAGACATAGTCAGCCAACATCTTTCCAACCTTAAAACTCCAGCCACACCTTATTTCTTCAATACCCTATACGATCCTTATCGCGAAGGAGCTGATTTCGTTCGAGGTTATCCGTTTAGCCTGAGAAGTGGGGTCCACTGTGCAATGTCGTGTGGTTTATGGCTAAATTTAGCAGATTTTGATGCTCCGACACAAGTCCTGAAGCCAGAGTTGAGGAATTCGCGATACGTTGATGCGGTTATGACTGTACCGATTAGAACGATGATGCCTGTTAGTGGAATAAATTTGGGTTTCGATCGTGATTTAGTAGGACCAGCTATGGTTCCTGCTTTGAGGTTGGCTGGGGAAGGGAAGTTTAGATGGGAAACTATGGGAGATGTGTGGTCAGGATTGTGTGTGAAGGCTGTGTGTGATCATTTAGCTATGGGGATGAAAACAGGGCTGCCTTACGTTTGGAGAAAGGAAAGAGGTGATGCGGTTCAGAGTTTGAAGAAAGAGTGGGAAGGGGTGAAGATGATGGAGGAAGTGGTTCCGTTTTTTCAGTCGCTTAGATTGTCTCCTGAAGCTGTGACGGCTGAGGATTGTGTGGCTGAGATTGCTTCAGCGGTGAAAGAACGATTGGGTAAGGTTGATCCTATGTTTGTTCGAGCTGGGAATTCTATGATGGAATGGATTAAGATTTGGAAGGCGGTTGGAAGTGGACCTTCTTTGGCTGGTGGTGGTGCTTGA